The sequence TTTGCATCGTCGGCGCACGCTGCCGGGTAGGAAACCAGGTTGTCGCGCAACTCGATTTTTGCATACGGATGGTGGTGCAGCAGATATTCGCGGCAACGCACCGCCGCCTTGTGCGTTGCATAGATCTGGACGTGCTCCCCTTCGTTGCGGAATTGGTCGAACGCCTGCTCGACCAGGGGGTGGTAGAAAAAGCGCGGATAGCCGAGCTTCAGCTTTTCCATGGTGGCCGGATCCTTCTCCTCGTAGCCAACCACATCCTGCCAGCGGGGCAGGCACATGGAGATGGCGTGTTTGGTGTCCGGGATGGGTTTGCCCAAATCCTCGGCCCGCCAGAGTGGGTGGTTGCGTAGGGTTTCTTGCGGCATGGCTTCTACACGTTGTCCAGCGAGGTTTGGAGGTCTTCGATCAAGTCCCCGGCGTCTTCAATGCCAACGGAGAAGCGCACAAGGCCGTCGGTGATGCCGACGGCTTCGCGTTCGGCCTTGGGGATCGAGGCATGGGTCATGGAGGCCGGATGGCAGATGAGCGATTCGATGCCGCCGAGGCTTTCGGCCAGCGAAAACAGCTTGAGGTTGGAGATCAGTTTCACGACCGATTCGAAGGGAAGGTTGAAGACCGCGGTCACGATGCCGCTTCCGCCGCGCATCTGTTTCTTGGCCAGTTCGAATTGCGGGTGCGAGGGCAGGAAGGGGTAGCGCACGGTTTGGGTGCAGTCCAGCCCTTCGAGGAATTCGGAAACCTTCAGTGCGTTTTCGGCGTGTTGTTTCATGCGCACCGAAAGCGTCTTGAGGCCGCGCGAGATCAGCCAGCAGTCGAACGGCGATGGATTCAGGCCGATCGCCTTCTGGGCAAAGACCATCTTTTCGTTCCACGCTGCGGAGTTGGTGCAGACCACGCCGCCAAGGCAGTCGGAGTGCCCGTTGATATATTTCGTGGTGCTCGACAAGCTGATGTCAGCTCCCAGCGCGAGCGGGTTCTGGAAATAGGGAGAGGCAAAGGTGTTGTCGACCAGTAGTTCCGTGCCGGCGTCGTGCGCGGCTTTCGCGACGGCTTCGATATCGATGATCTTCAGCAACGGGTTGGTGGGTGATTCGATCCACACCAGGGCCGGCTTCTGCTTTTCGATTTCGGCATGGTTGGCCGGGTTGCTCAGGTCGACATAGCTGATCGTTACGCCGAACTTTTTAAAGACCTTGTCGTAGATGCGGTAGGTGCAGCCGTAGATGTTTTCCTCCGCCACGACGTGGTCGCCCGAGGAGAGGGTGGAAATAACGGCGGTGACGGCCCCCATGCCGCTGCCGAAGACCGTGGCGTATTCAGCCTGTTCGAGATGCGCGAGGGTGGCGCCGAGGCGGTCGAAGGCCGGGTTGCCCGAGCGGGTGTAGTCATAGCCCCGGGTCTGCCCGGGCTCGAGCTGGGCAAAGGTGGAGGTCAGGTAGACCGGCGGAATCACCGCGCCGGTTTCCTGGTCCGGCTCCTGCCCAACGTGGATGGCTGCTGTATCAAACTTCATAACAGAATTGTTCCGATCATCTTTTCGGCAATTGATCGGGAAACGTAGCGCGTCGGACGAGAAACGTCAAACCCAGCTTAGCGTTCGAAATAGGTGTAGCCGCGCATGCCGCTTTCGAACGCGTCCATGATGTGGCGGCGATCCTTGGCGGAGATGGCGTCGTTGCGAACGGCGGTTTCGGCCAGCTTGCGGATGCGGCGGATCATGTTCTTGGGGTCGTATTCCACATAGGAGAGGACATCGGCGACGGAATCGCCTTCGAGCTCGCGGGAATAGTTCAGGTGTCCTTCGCGGTCGACCTCTACCGTAATCACGTTGGTGTCGCCAAGCAGGTTGTGCAGGTCGCCGAGGGTTTCCTGGTAGGCACCCACGAGGAAAACGCCGAGGTAGTATTCCTCGTCCGTCAGGTTGTGCAGCGGCAGCGAGTCGCGCGTGGTGTGCTGGCCGACGAAGCGGTCGATCTTTCCATCGCAATCGCAGGTGATGTCCGCCACCACCACTTCGCGGGTCGGTTTTTCATCGAGGCGGTGGATCGGCATGACCGGGAAGAGTTGGTCGATGGCCCAGACATCGGGCAACGATTGGAAGAGGCTGAAGTTGCCGTAGTAGATATCGGCCAGCATGGCGGGAAGTTTGCGCAGCTCGTTGGGGATGTAGTCCATCTGTTCGGTCAGCTTCGCCACGCGGGTTATGATGTGCCAAAAAATGCTTCCGGCCAGCGCGCGGTCGCGCAGGGTCATGGTGCCGCGTTTGAAGCGTTCGTGGATCTCGTCGCGGTAGTAGAAGGCGTCGTGGAAGCATTCCTGCGCGTTGCGGAGGCTGACCACCTTCACCACGGCCATCAGGTTGTGCAGCAACTCATGGGCGTTTTCGGGTAGTTCGGTGGGCAGGTCGCTGATCTCGAAACGGCTTTCGTCGAGAATGTTGAAAAGCAGGACGGAATAGTACGCCACAGTGGCGCGGCCGGATTCGGTGACGATGTCGGGGTGGGGAACTTCGGATTCCGCCAGGGTGCTCGCGAGGTTTTCCACGATGGCCACGCAGTATTCGTCGAGGTTGTAGTTGCGGCTGGCCTCGGTGTCGCCGTGCGACCCGTCGTAGTCCACCGCCAGGCCGCCGCCGAGGTCGAGGATGCCCATGGGTGCGCCTTCGTTCACGAGGCCGATGTATACCCGGCAGGCTTCCACCACCGCTTCGCGGATGTCGCGGATGTTGGGGATCTGGGAGCCGACGTGGTAGTGCAGCAGCTGCAGGCAGTCGAGCATGTCGACTTCCTTCAGGCGGTCGACCAGGTCGCACACCTGCGAGGGGTTGAGCCCGAACACACTGCGCTCGCCGCCGGAGTGGTTCCAGTGGCCGGACGCCTGGGTGGAGAGCTTCAGCCGCACGCCGATGTTCGGGGCAATATCCAGCGTCTTGGAGCGGTCGATGATCAGCTCGAGTTCCGAGGGGGTCTCCACCACGAAGATGCACTGGAGTCCCATCTTGCAGGCATAGAGCCCGAGCTCGACGAACTCCTCGTCCTTGTAGCCGTTGCAGATCAGATAGGCCTCGGGGTCGTGCATGTAGGAGAGGGCGGCAATCAGCTCCGGCTTGCTGCCGGCCTCCAGGCCGTGGTGGTAGCGGGCACCGAATTCGGTGATCTCCTCCAGCACCTGCTGCTGCTGGTTGACCTTGATAGGGTAGACGCCGCGGTAGTGGCCCTGATATTCAAAATCCTTGATTGCCCGGCCGAAGCCCTCGTGCAACAACTTGATGCGCGAGTCGAGGATGTCGGAAAAACGCAGCAGCACCGGCATGTCGAGCCCGCGGTCGGTCAGCCCGTCGACAATCTTGCGCAGGCTCACGCCGATGCCGTTGCCGTGCGGGTGCACGATCACTTCGCCGGCATCGGACACGCTGAAATAATCCGCGCCCCAGTTCTTGATGCCGTAGATATCCGCCGACTCCTCGGTCGACCACGTTGTAGAATCCGTTTTCAAGAGCGTCGATATAGGGGTATGCCGTCTGTTTTGGAAGATAATTATGATAAAAAAAGAGGCAAAAAGCCATCAGCCCGCCAGGTGCAATCCCGGCGGGAGCGCCTCGCCGAAGGCCTGGTCCTGCTCTTCGGCATCCAGCAACCCGCCGGAGCGCACGAGGGTGGTCAAACGGCCGGAGGCACCGTGTTCGTTCAGCCAGGTCACGATGTCGGTGCGGGTGTCGTCCGACACGTCGCGGTAGCGGTCGCCCGTATGGCGCGCAAGGTGCATCAGGGCAAAGGCCACCTCCTTCTTTTTCCCGTGCAACTTCATCAACCGCCCGGCCCAGTTTTCCGCCGTATCCGCCGGGACGACCGTGTTCAGCGGGCCATGGTTGGGGACGCGTGCGCCGATGCGGCCGAGCGCCCAGACCGCGGCTCCGTTCGAGATGGACGCCCCCTTGCGCTCCAGCCAGGTCAGCAACAGTTCGCCCAGCATTGTTTTCTTGGAGGCCGGCAAGCGCTCCAGCGAACCGAGCAGGCGCCACACCTCCGCGCTCTCGTGATCGCCGAACTGGAAATTGCTTAGCTTGGCCGGCTTTTGCCCGGCGGGTTTGAGGATGCGGCTGCTCCACTGCTTGATCAACGGATTGGCCAGTTCCAGCTGCTGGTGTTCGGTCAGTCCGCCGGCCATGCGCCGCCATAGGATCCACCATTCCGCGCGGCACATTTCGTTGCGATGGTTCGCCACGGCATCCTGCTTGATCCGCCACGCATTCGCCACGCGCCAGTCGTCGGCGGCAAAGCCATAGCCCGGGCGCAGGGCATAGCCCAGCAGGTTGAGCCAGCGCGCCTCCAGCGCCGGGCTGGCTTTCCGGCAATCCGCCAGCGGCAGCACCTCCTCGAACCACCGGCGCAGCAGGGCGGGCGGCCATGCGCTGCGCTCCAGCCCGGTATTCGCTTCGAGTTGGCTTAGCAGTCCGTTGGGATCGGCCGTGCGCCCCGGCCCCAGCACGGATTTAATGACGCCCGCGCTCGAAGCGGCCATCGATTCGTCCATCACACCCGCGCGGTTGGCGGTGTCTTCCTCCACCGCGCGCTCCGTTTGCGTGGCGGCGCGCGCATCGAACTGCAGCCGCCATTCGCGGTTGCCGTCCTTTTCGGCCAGCCACACCTCGATCGTTCCGATCTCGGTCAGTCGCGCATGAAGCTGCACGGCAACCGTGTCCGCCTTTTTTTTCTTTCCGGTATTGATGACGGTCTTGATCGAAGGCATCGGGCGCATGGTTGCTTCGTCGATCGGCAGCAGGTCGCCCGGTTGGTCGGTGGTGCGGGTTCCGGACGTATAGAGCGGGAATTCGACCGGCTTGCGGATACGGAGCTTGAAGGTGCGTTTTTGCAGTTGGACGGTTTCGCCCTCCTCGAGCCCGGCCGGCAACAGGCAGACCGCCGAAGGCTCGCCATGATCCACCCCGATGCCGAGATAGTAGGTGCGCGCCAGGCCGCCGGTGATGCGCGTGCCTTGGCCGCGGCGCACGCGGCCATATTCCGCCGCGCCGCAGGCCACGGCCAAGTCCAGCCGGTCGGCCCGCAGCACTTGCGGTTTCCAGTCGAGCGCCTTTTCCAGCACCTCCAGCAGGCGTTCGCGCAGCACCGCCGATTCAAAGAAACCGCCGTTGAAAAGAATATGGTCCGGGCGCACGTCCCCGTGCTCCGCAAGGAAGGCCGTCAGGTAGCGCGTAATCGCGGCGTCCGGCGCATACGGCAGGCCGAACTCCTGGAAGCCGGATTGCCGGACGCTCGGTTTTTCGTTGGCCGCAACCTGCGGAAGGAACCCCTCGACCAGCAGGCGCAAGGCCTCCGCGCGTTCCAGTTCAACCCCCCGGCTTCCGCCCACCACGCTACGCCCGCGCGCAGGCAGCTGGATGGAATAGCTCTCCGGCGCATCGGTGCCGAGCAGTATTTCCTTCGCCTGCTGGCAACGCCGGACCAGCACGCTCCAGACGGCGGGGGCCAGCTTTCCGCCGCCGAGCTTTTGTTCCGCGTGGTGCGCCAGCGCCAGGTCGAGGTTGTCGCCGCCGAGCAGCAAATGTTCGCCCACCGCAATCCGGCGGTAGGCGAGTTCGCCGTGCTTGCCCTCTTCGGTTTCGATCAGGGTCAGGTCGGTGGTGCCGCCGCCGATGTCGCACACCAGGATGGATTGCCCGGCCTGCATGCCGTCGGCCTCGCGATGTTCGCGCATCCAGGCATAGAAGGCCGCCTGCGGTTCTTCAAGCAGGCAGAGCTTGGGCAGGCCGGCGTTGCGTGCGGCCTCGACGGTTAACTCGCGCGCCACTTCGTCGAACGAGGCCGGCACGGTCAGCACCACATCCTGCTCGGCGAGCGGTGCGTCGGGGCGGGCATGGTCCCACGCGCGGCGAATATGTTCGAGGTAGCGGCGGCTCGCTTCGCAGGGCGACAGTTTCTTTACGTCGTCCGCGCCGTGCCACGGCAGCAGCTCCGCCTTGCGGTCGACCCCACCGTGGCTCAGCCACGATTTGGCCGAAACCGCCAGCCG is a genomic window of Pontiella desulfatans containing:
- a CDS encoding hsp70 family protein; amino-acid sequence: MITDSEARFVVGIDLGTTNSAVAYIDMRQEDSVAAVFPVPQLVAPGTVEARDSLPSFHYEPAKGEFENEEHPIVGVLARDHGAAVPGRLAVSAKSWLSHGGVDRKAELLPWHGADDVKKLSPCEASRRYLEHIRRAWDHARPDAPLAEQDVVLTVPASFDEVARELTVEAARNAGLPKLCLLEEPQAAFYAWMREHREADGMQAGQSILVCDIGGGTTDLTLIETEEGKHGELAYRRIAVGEHLLLGGDNLDLALAHHAEQKLGGGKLAPAVWSVLVRRCQQAKEILLGTDAPESYSIQLPARGRSVVGGSRGVELERAEALRLLVEGFLPQVAANEKPSVRQSGFQEFGLPYAPDAAITRYLTAFLAEHGDVRPDHILFNGGFFESAVLRERLLEVLEKALDWKPQVLRADRLDLAVACGAAEYGRVRRGQGTRITGGLARTYYLGIGVDHGEPSAVCLLPAGLEEGETVQLQKRTFKLRIRKPVEFPLYTSGTRTTDQPGDLLPIDEATMRPMPSIKTVINTGKKKKADTVAVQLHARLTEIGTIEVWLAEKDGNREWRLQFDARAATQTERAVEEDTANRAGVMDESMAASSAGVIKSVLGPGRTADPNGLLSQLEANTGLERSAWPPALLRRWFEEVLPLADCRKASPALEARWLNLLGYALRPGYGFAADDWRVANAWRIKQDAVANHRNEMCRAEWWILWRRMAGGLTEHQQLELANPLIKQWSSRILKPAGQKPAKLSNFQFGDHESAEVWRLLGSLERLPASKKTMLGELLLTWLERKGASISNGAAVWALGRIGARVPNHGPLNTVVPADTAENWAGRLMKLHGKKKEVAFALMHLARHTGDRYRDVSDDTRTDIVTWLNEHGASGRLTTLVRSGGLLDAEEQDQAFGEALPPGLHLAG
- the speA gene encoding biosynthetic arginine decarboxylase, which produces MKTDSTTWSTEESADIYGIKNWGADYFSVSDAGEVIVHPHGNGIGVSLRKIVDGLTDRGLDMPVLLRFSDILDSRIKLLHEGFGRAIKDFEYQGHYRGVYPIKVNQQQQVLEEITEFGARYHHGLEAGSKPELIAALSYMHDPEAYLICNGYKDEEFVELGLYACKMGLQCIFVVETPSELELIIDRSKTLDIAPNIGVRLKLSTQASGHWNHSGGERSVFGLNPSQVCDLVDRLKEVDMLDCLQLLHYHVGSQIPNIRDIREAVVEACRVYIGLVNEGAPMGILDLGGGLAVDYDGSHGDTEASRNYNLDEYCVAIVENLASTLAESEVPHPDIVTESGRATVAYYSVLLFNILDESRFEISDLPTELPENAHELLHNLMAVVKVVSLRNAQECFHDAFYYRDEIHERFKRGTMTLRDRALAGSIFWHIITRVAKLTEQMDYIPNELRKLPAMLADIYYGNFSLFQSLPDVWAIDQLFPVMPIHRLDEKPTREVVVADITCDCDGKIDRFVGQHTTRDSLPLHNLTDEEYYLGVFLVGAYQETLGDLHNLLGDTNVITVEVDREGHLNYSRELEGDSVADVLSYVEYDPKNMIRRIRKLAETAVRNDAISAKDRRHIMDAFESGMRGYTYFER
- a CDS encoding trans-sulfuration enzyme family protein; protein product: MKFDTAAIHVGQEPDQETGAVIPPVYLTSTFAQLEPGQTRGYDYTRSGNPAFDRLGATLAHLEQAEYATVFGSGMGAVTAVISTLSSGDHVVAEENIYGCTYRIYDKVFKKFGVTISYVDLSNPANHAEIEKQKPALVWIESPTNPLLKIIDIEAVAKAAHDAGTELLVDNTFASPYFQNPLALGADISLSSTTKYINGHSDCLGGVVCTNSAAWNEKMVFAQKAIGLNPSPFDCWLISRGLKTLSVRMKQHAENALKVSEFLEGLDCTQTVRYPFLPSHPQFELAKKQMRGGSGIVTAVFNLPFESVVKLISNLKLFSLAESLGGIESLICHPASMTHASIPKAEREAVGITDGLVRFSVGIEDAGDLIEDLQTSLDNV